Sequence from the Collinsella aerofaciens ATCC 25986 genome:
GGGCATTGAGGTTGTGGCGCAGCCGCGCGGCAAGCGCATTACCAAGATGATGCTCATGTCGGGTGGCGAGAAGAGTCTGACGGCGCTCGCCCTGCTCTTTGCCGTGTACCGCACGCGCACGGTGCCGTTCTATGTGCTGGACGAGGTCGAGGCGGCGCTTGATGATGCCAACCTGTCCAAGCTCATCGGAGCCCTCGATGTGCTGCGTTCCGATACACAGCTCTTGGTCATTTCGCATCAGCGCCGTACTATGGAGGACGCTGACGTTCTCTATGGCGTCTCGATGCAAGCCGACGGCGTCAGCCGCGTCGTCTCGCAAAAACTCGATCGCGAAACCGGAAAGGTCGTGAATGCATAATGGGATTCTTTGACGCTCTCTCGCGCGGACTTGAGCGCAGCCGCGAGACCCTCAACGAGGTCTTCTACTTTGGCGGCGAGGTCGACGAGGACTTTTGGGAGGACCTTGAGGACACCCTCGTTATGGGTGACATGGGTGCTGAGGTCGCCATTCAGGTCTCCGATGACCTGCGCGATGCCGCGGCCAAGAAGAACCTCAAGACCGCTCCGCAGCTTCGCCGTGCCCTGGCCGAGCAGCTCGAGCAACACTTTGTGCCCATCGAGCGCGATCCGTTCTCCGACACGCCGAGCTGCGTGCTGTTTGTAGGCATTAACGGTGCCGGCAAGACCACGACGGTCGGTAAGATCGCGAGCGCCATGGCTGCCCGCGGCAAGAATGTCGTGATCGGTTCGGCCGATACCTTCCGCGCTGCCGCCATCGAGCAGCTCGATGTGTGGGGCCAGCGTGCCGGCGTCCCCGTCATCAAGCGCGATCGCGGCTCCGATCCGGCAAGCGTTTGCTACGACGTGCTCGACGAGGCCGATAAACGCGGCAGCGACCTGGTGCTTATCGACACCGCCGGCCGCCTGCACACGAGCCCCGAGCTCATGCGCGAGCTCGCCAAGGTGGTCAACGTGACGCGTAAGCGCGCCGCCAATATGGCCGCCGGCCCCATGCCCGTCTCGGTCGTGCTCGTGATCGATGCCGCCACCGGCCAGAACGGTCTGAACCAGGCGCTCGAGTTTAACGAGGCACTGGGTCTGGACGGTATTATCATGACGAAGCTCGACGGCACGGCAAAGGGCGGTATCGCCATGGCCGTGGCCGAGAAGCTCAAGCTCCCGATCCTGCGCGTGGGCGTGGGCGAGCAGGTCGATGACCTGCAGGAGTTCAATGCCAAAGATTTCTGCCGCGCCCTGGTGGGCGAGTCCAACTAAGGAGTGACTAGTGTTTGATTCCCTGAGCGATCGCCTCAACGACACATTTGACCGCCTGCGCGGCAAGGGCAAGCTGACCGAGGCCGATATCACCTCGGCCATGCGCGACATCCGCATGGCGCTGCTCGAGGCCGACGTCAACTTTAAGGTCGTCAAGGAGTTTGTCGCCAAGACCAAGGAGCGCTGCATGACCGCCGAGGTCATGGAGTCGCTGTCGCCGGCACAAAATGTCGTCAAGATCGTGCTCGACGAGCTCACCGAGATGCTCGGCTCCACCGAGAGCAAGCTCGTCTTTAGCAACCGCATTCCCAATGTCATCATGCTCGTGGGCCTGCAGGGCTCCGGTAAGACCACAGCGGCCGTAAAGCTTGCCTACCTGCTCAAGAAGCAGGGCCGCTCGCCGCTGCTCGTCGCGTGCGACGTCTACCGTCCCGCCGCTGCCGACCAGCTGGCCACGCTTGGCGGAGAGATCGGCGTACCGGTCTTCCGCGGCGACGGTGCACACCCGGTCGACATCGCCAAGGGCGCCATTCAGGAGGCCGTCGACCACCTGCGCGACGTGGTCATCGTCGATACCGCCGGTCGTCTGCAGATCGACGAACAGATGATGCAGGAAGCCGTGTACATCAAGAAGGCCGTCAAGCCCGATCAGGTGCTGATGGTCGTCGATGCCATGACCGGCCAGGATATCGTCAACGTCGTCTCGACCTTTGCCGAGCGAACCGACTTTGACGGCGTGATCATCTCCAAGCTCGACGGCGATGCCCGTGGCGGCGGCGCGCTTTCCGTGCGCCAGGTGACCGGTAAGCCCATCAAGTTCGTGAGCATGGGCGAGAAACCCGATTCGCTGGAGCCGTTCTATCCCGATCGTATGGCCAAGCGCATTCTGGGCATGGGCGACGTCGTCGGCATCATCGAGAAGGCCCAGGAGGCCGCCGATGCCGAGCAGCTCGAGGCTGCCGAGCGCATGCTGCGCGAGGGCTTCACCATGAACGACATGCTCGACCAGATGAAGGCCGTCAAGAAGATGGGCGGTATGAAGGGCATCCTGGGCATGCTCCCCGGTGGCCAGCGTGCGCTCAACCAGATGGGCGGCAATCTGGACGAGGGCATCTTCGATAAGAACGAGGCCATCATCATGTCGATGACCAAGGAGGAGCGCCTACGCCCCTCCATCATCAACGGTCAGCGTCGCGCCCGCATCGCCAAGGGTGCCGGCGTGACCCCCACCGAGGTCAACAGCCTTATGAAGCAGTGGGGCGAGATGAACAAGATGATGGGCCGCATGCGCACGATGGCCAATCAGGCGCAGGCCGGCGGCAAGAAGGGCAAAAAGGGTAAGAAGGGCAAGAAGATGCGCATGCCCAATATTCCCGGTCTGGACGCCATGGGTCTGGGCGGTATGGGCGGCTTGGGAACGGGCGGCCCCAAGTCTGATATGGATCTGCTGCGCCAGATGGAAGCGCAGATGCGCAATAAGAAATAGGGCTGTAATTCCAGCTTGATATGGCAAAGGCCACTCGGAAGCTACCGGGTGGCCTTTGTTGTTGGCTTTGATTGTTGGGTTGCGTTTAGCGTCGCGCCCCGAGCTTGCGGTGCCGCGCCGCTAGTGGCAGCCGCAGCCCTCGTGCCCATCATGGCCGTGATGGCCGTGGCAGCCGCAGGACTCGCCATGCTCGTGGGTGTGCTCGTGGTCATGGCCGTGGCAGTCGCAGGTGGCCTCGCCGGTCTGCGCGAGCGTGCCGGCAATGAGTGCCTCGACGCAGGCGTCGCAGTTGCCCTGGGCGCCCGCATAGACCGTGATGCCAGCCTGGGTGAGCGCGTTGATGGCGCCGCCGCCGATACCGCCGCAGATGAGCGTGTCAACGCCACCGTTGGCAAGCAGACCCGCCAGGGCGCCGTGACCGGTGCCGCCGGTGCCTACGACCTGCTCGTTGAGCACCTTGTCATCCTGGATGTCGTAGATCTTGAACTGCTCGCTGCGGCCAAAGTGCATAAAGATGTTGCCGTTGTCGTACGTCGTTGCCACCCTCATGGCGTCGACCTCCTTTGCTGGCCATGCGGCCGTCGTCGTGGTAATGGGGGAGTACGCGATGCTGCCGCCTTCGATGCTGAGTGCCCGTCCATTGACCAGCGCGTTTGCCACCTTGCGATGTGCGCGGCTGCAGATGGCCGCCACGGTGGCACGAGCGATACCCATGTGCTGGGCGACTGCCTCCTGATTGAGGCCTTCCAGGTCGCATAACCGCAGGACTTCGAGCTCGTCGATTGTCATGTCGATGGCGTCTCCGCTGGCAAGGCCGTCGGGGGTAAAGCCGCGATATTCGGGAATGATCCCAACGCGGCGCAATTTTTCGCGTCTTCCTGCCATACGCTCTCCAAATCTGACATATGTCAACAATAGAATAGCGAACGTGCGGATTTGCACAAGGTATTTCTGGCATATGTCAGAAAGTGAGGGCTTATGTTTGGGCTGTGGGGCCGCGTGCGCCTGGGCTACAATGAATCTCGCTTATAGGCGACTGACAGGAGGGTCAATGAGCAAGGCTGATCAACAGTTTGTAGCCATGTGCCGCGATATTTTGGACCATGGCACCACCACCGAGGGGCAAAAGGTCCGACCGGTGTGGGAGGATGGCACCCCTGCCTATACCATTAAAAACTTTGGCGTTACGGCACGTTACGACCTGCGCGAGGAGTTCCCCGCGCTCACGCTGCGTCGCACGGCGCTTAAATCTGCCATGGACGAGATCTTGTGGATCTATCAAAAGAAGTCCAATAACGTCCATGACCTCAACAGCCATATTTGGGATGAGTGGGCCGACGAGACCGGTTCCATCGGCAAGGCATACGGGTACCAGATTGGCCAGAAGAGCCATTATGCCGAGGGCGACTTTGACCAGATGGACCGTGTGCTGTACGACCTTAAGCACACGCCGTACAGCCGCCGCATCATGACCAACACGTACGTGTTTAGCGACTTGTCCGAGATGCACCTGTATCCGTGCGCGTACAGCGTGACCTATAACGTCACGCAGCGCCCGCAGGACGACAAGCCCACACTCAACATGATTCTCAACCAGCGCAGCCAGGACATTTTGGCCGCGAACAACTGGAACGTGTGCCAGTACGCCATCTTGCTGATGATGGTCGCGCAGTCGGTCGATATGATTCCCGGCGAGCTGCTGCATGTGATTGCCGATGCCCACATTTACGATCGTCATGTCGATATCGTCCGCGAGCTTATCGAGCGTCCGCAGTTTGCTGCGCCCAAGGTAACGCTTAATCCCGACGTGCACGATTTCTACGCGTTTACGACTGACGACCTGATCGTCGAGGGCTACGAGCACGGCCCGCAGGTCAAGAACATTCCCATTGCAGTGTAGGTGGCGCTCATGACGTGTAAGCTATCTGCTATCGTCGCCGTGTGTGACGACTGGGGCATTGGGTGCGAGGGCGACATGGTGGTGTCCAATCGCGCCGACATGCGCCATTTTGTGGCCTGCACCAAGGGTTGCCCGGTCATTATGGGGCGCAAGACGCTACTGAGTTTTCCCGGCGGACGTCCGCTTAAGAACCGCCGCAACATTGTGCTCACGCGCGATGATGATTTTGCGCCCGGGGGCGTCGACGTGGTGCATAGCATTGACGAGGCCCTGGCCGCCGTGGCCGATGAACCCGTTGCGTGGGTGATTGGCGGCGGCGAGGTATATCGACAATTTTTGCCGCATTGCGTCGAGGCCGAGGTTACGCATAACCATTGCGTGCATGTCGTGGATACGTACTTTCCCGACTTGGACGCCGATCCCGCGTGGGAGATTGCGCAGCGTAGCGGGGTCGCGACGATTGCTGCCGGTGAGGGTGACGAGGGCGTCGATTATGAGTTCGTGACGTATCATCGCGTTGAGGCGTAAATCGTCTGGCGTGAACGGTATCATCGGGTTGATTGAATGCATGGGGCGGCGCTTAGCGTCGCCTCGTTTGGTATAGATGTGCTGTTAAGAAGGGTGCGGGCTGGCTGCTATGACTGATGCCGTTGAGGTTCTGCGAATCGATTCGCTTACGGATGAGCGGCTCGACGCCTACGTGCGACTGACCGAGCGCGAGCTTCGCTGCGTGCTGGAGCCCCAAAAGGGTATCTTTATCGCTGAGAGTGCCAAGGTTATCGAGCGCGCGGTGCGTGCCGGATACCAGCCGTTGAGCTTTCTTTTGGGCGAACGCTGGCTCGATCAGATGATGCCGCTGTTTGAGCGCCTGGTTGTGCGCGAGGGCGCAGGTCCGGTTCCTGTGTTCGTTGCCTCCATGGAGCTCATGGAGCAATTGACGGGCTTTAACGTGACGCGCGGTGCGCTCGCGGCGTTTCGTCGCCCGCGGCAGATTCCGGTTGATGAGTTTCTCGACGGCGTCGTCGAGGCGGCGGGGGAGCGTCCGGTGCGTGTGTGCGTGCTCGAGGGCATTGTCGACCATACCAATGTGGGCGCGATTTTCCGTTCGGCGGCCGCATTGAACGTTGACGGTATTTTGGTCAGCCCTACGTGCTGCGACCCGCTGTACCGTCGCTCGGCCCGCGTGAGCATGGGCACGGTGTTTCAGGTGCCGTGGACGCGCATTGGCAGCGAGGCGCGTGTGTGGCCGCACGATGGCCTGGCGGTACTGCACGAAGCCGGTTTTTCCTGTGCTGCCATGGCATTGACGGACGATTCCGTATCGCTGGACGATCCCGTGCTGCAGGAGATTGACCGCCTGGCAATCTTTATGGGTACCGAGGGTGCCGGCCTGGGTGCCAAGACTATCGCGGGCTGCGACCGGGCCGTGCGCATTCCGATGGCGCACGGGGTCGATTCGCTTAACGTGGCAGCGGCGAGTGCCGTCGCCTTTTGGCAGCTGTGCCCGCACGTGAGTAATGAGTACCACTACCAGCCGGGGCTGTATCACTAGGCAGATAGTTCGCACCGGGCTCTTATTCGGGGTGTTTCGGTCGACGCCGGTCGGTGCTAAGCTGGTATTGGCGTTGGCCTTAATTTGCTGTTTTGTCGGTTGACGTGCGCTTTTGGGGAGGGCGTGTGGCTAAGAAATCTACGGCTATCGATGTAACGCAGGGTGTTATTTGGCAGCAGCTGCTTTCGCTGTGCGTTCCCATCTTTTTTAGTTCGTTTTTTCAGCAGGCCTACACGCTCATCGGTACGTATATCGTCGGCCAGTTTGGCGGCAAACTCGCACTGGGTGGCATTCAAGCCACGATGGTGCTTACCGAGCTCTGCATTGGCTTTTGCGTTGGCGTTGGCGCCGGCTGCGCGGTCATTACCGGTCAGTATTTTGGCCAGCACGATGATGAGCGGCTGAGTCGTTCGGTCCATACGGCCATGACGCTCGCGTTGGTGGGCGGTATCGTTTTCTCGATTCTTGGCATAGTGTTCGTTGAGCCCATGCTGGTGCTTATGAACACGCCGCATGAACTGTTGGCCGAGGGCGTGGCATATGCTCGTTGCTATTTTGCCGCCATGGTTGCGGCGCTGCTGCTAAATATGGGAACCGCACTGCTGCGCGCCGTGGGCGACACGCGCGGGCCTGCTGTGATTATCGCTTCCGGCTGCCTTGTTAATGCGGTGCTGGATGTCATCTTCGTTGCCGTGCTTCATATGGAGGCTCTGGGCTGCGGTATCGCGGTGGCACTGACCATTTGCTCTAACGCCACGATGATCGTGATTCGCATGATGCACGCACCGGGTGCGTGGCGGCTTTCGCTGTCCAAACTCGGCATTGATCCTGGCATTTGTAAGAGCATGATCTCGTGTGGTCTGCCGCTTGGCTTTCAGTCTGCTGCGTATTCGATTTCCAACGTTTTGATTCAGGTGTCGGTCAACTCGTTTGGTGCCGATGTCACCACGGCGTGGGGTCTTTCGGGCCGCTTAGATGGCATTGTCTGGATGGTTACCGAGGCGCTCGGCGTGTCGATCACCACGTTCTCGGCACAGAACTTTGGCGCGCGCAACTATGAGCGCATGCGCAAGGGCTACCATACGTCGCTCGTGCTGTCGTTTATGCTCATTGGTGGCCTGTCTGCCGTGCTGCTGGTGTTCTCGGGTCCGTTGTCGCGTCTGTTTGTCGACGATGCTTCGATTTCGGCGTACACCACGACGATTCTTCATTTCATCGCGCCGTTCTACGCGATCTTCTCGATTATCGAAAACGCGTCGGGCTCCATTCGCGGTGCCGGCGTGAGCTTGCAGCCCATGCTGCTCACGATTTTTGGCACTGTCGTGCTCAGGGTGATCTGGGTGTTTGCGATTATGCCTTTCGATCCGTCGCTTGAGCACCTGCTGCTGGTTTACCCCGTAACCTGGCTCATCACGGCCACGATGTTCACCATTTACCACCACAGCGGCAACTGGCTCGGCCGCGCCACCGCCAAATGATCCCTTGGGGGCGGAGGAAAACGGATCATTTCTCTCCGTCGTGATGTCGATGATCCGTTTTCCTCCGTCCCCTTTGGATCAATTAGTATTCGATGCCTTGACGGGCTAGGAGGCC
This genomic interval carries:
- the ftsY gene encoding signal recognition particle-docking protein FtsY codes for the protein MGFFDALSRGLERSRETLNEVFYFGGEVDEDFWEDLEDTLVMGDMGAEVAIQVSDDLRDAAAKKNLKTAPQLRRALAEQLEQHFVPIERDPFSDTPSCVLFVGINGAGKTTTVGKIASAMAARGKNVVIGSADTFRAAAIEQLDVWGQRAGVPVIKRDRGSDPASVCYDVLDEADKRGSDLVLIDTAGRLHTSPELMRELAKVVNVTRKRAANMAAGPMPVSVVLVIDAATGQNGLNQALEFNEALGLDGIIMTKLDGTAKGGIAMAVAEKLKLPILRVGVGEQVDDLQEFNAKDFCRALVGESN
- the ffh gene encoding signal recognition particle protein encodes the protein MFDSLSDRLNDTFDRLRGKGKLTEADITSAMRDIRMALLEADVNFKVVKEFVAKTKERCMTAEVMESLSPAQNVVKIVLDELTEMLGSTESKLVFSNRIPNVIMLVGLQGSGKTTAAVKLAYLLKKQGRSPLLVACDVYRPAAADQLATLGGEIGVPVFRGDGAHPVDIAKGAIQEAVDHLRDVVIVDTAGRLQIDEQMMQEAVYIKKAVKPDQVLMVVDAMTGQDIVNVVSTFAERTDFDGVIISKLDGDARGGGALSVRQVTGKPIKFVSMGEKPDSLEPFYPDRMAKRILGMGDVVGIIEKAQEAADAEQLEAAERMLREGFTMNDMLDQMKAVKKMGGMKGILGMLPGGQRALNQMGGNLDEGIFDKNEAIIMSMTKEERLRPSIINGQRRARIAKGAGVTPTEVNSLMKQWGEMNKMMGRMRTMANQAQAGGKKGKKGKKGKKMRMPNIPGLDAMGLGGMGGLGTGGPKSDMDLLRQMEAQMRNKK
- a CDS encoding NifB/NifX family molybdenum-iron cluster-binding protein, yielding MAGRREKLRRVGIIPEYRGFTPDGLASGDAIDMTIDELEVLRLCDLEGLNQEAVAQHMGIARATVAAICSRAHRKVANALVNGRALSIEGGSIAYSPITTTTAAWPAKEVDAMRVATTYDNGNIFMHFGRSEQFKIYDIQDDKVLNEQVVGTGGTGHGALAGLLANGGVDTLICGGIGGGAINALTQAGITVYAGAQGNCDACVEALIAGTLAQTGEATCDCHGHDHEHTHEHGESCGCHGHHGHDGHEGCGCH
- the thyA gene encoding thymidylate synthase codes for the protein MSKADQQFVAMCRDILDHGTTTEGQKVRPVWEDGTPAYTIKNFGVTARYDLREEFPALTLRRTALKSAMDEILWIYQKKSNNVHDLNSHIWDEWADETGSIGKAYGYQIGQKSHYAEGDFDQMDRVLYDLKHTPYSRRIMTNTYVFSDLSEMHLYPCAYSVTYNVTQRPQDDKPTLNMILNQRSQDILAANNWNVCQYAILLMMVAQSVDMIPGELLHVIADAHIYDRHVDIVRELIERPQFAAPKVTLNPDVHDFYAFTTDDLIVEGYEHGPQVKNIPIAV
- a CDS encoding dihydrofolate reductase; amino-acid sequence: MTCKLSAIVAVCDDWGIGCEGDMVVSNRADMRHFVACTKGCPVIMGRKTLLSFPGGRPLKNRRNIVLTRDDDFAPGGVDVVHSIDEALAAVADEPVAWVIGGGEVYRQFLPHCVEAEVTHNHCVHVVDTYFPDLDADPAWEIAQRSGVATIAAGEGDEGVDYEFVTYHRVEA
- a CDS encoding TrmH family RNA methyltransferase gives rise to the protein MTDAVEVLRIDSLTDERLDAYVRLTERELRCVLEPQKGIFIAESAKVIERAVRAGYQPLSFLLGERWLDQMMPLFERLVVREGAGPVPVFVASMELMEQLTGFNVTRGALAAFRRPRQIPVDEFLDGVVEAAGERPVRVCVLEGIVDHTNVGAIFRSAAALNVDGILVSPTCCDPLYRRSARVSMGTVFQVPWTRIGSEARVWPHDGLAVLHEAGFSCAAMALTDDSVSLDDPVLQEIDRLAIFMGTEGAGLGAKTIAGCDRAVRIPMAHGVDSLNVAAASAVAFWQLCPHVSNEYHYQPGLYH
- a CDS encoding MATE family efflux transporter, encoding MAKKSTAIDVTQGVIWQQLLSLCVPIFFSSFFQQAYTLIGTYIVGQFGGKLALGGIQATMVLTELCIGFCVGVGAGCAVITGQYFGQHDDERLSRSVHTAMTLALVGGIVFSILGIVFVEPMLVLMNTPHELLAEGVAYARCYFAAMVAALLLNMGTALLRAVGDTRGPAVIIASGCLVNAVLDVIFVAVLHMEALGCGIAVALTICSNATMIVIRMMHAPGAWRLSLSKLGIDPGICKSMISCGLPLGFQSAAYSISNVLIQVSVNSFGADVTTAWGLSGRLDGIVWMVTEALGVSITTFSAQNFGARNYERMRKGYHTSLVLSFMLIGGLSAVLLVFSGPLSRLFVDDASISAYTTTILHFIAPFYAIFSIIENASGSIRGAGVSLQPMLLTIFGTVVLRVIWVFAIMPFDPSLEHLLLVYPVTWLITATMFTIYHHSGNWLGRATAK